A genomic stretch from Pseudomonas sp. MUP55 includes:
- a CDS encoding substrate-binding periplasmic protein codes for MPRYARAVALIAVLLLAQPVWAQRLRLVADGWPPFTDVTLVNGGLATDIVSTALARAGYASDFEQVPWARALKGVGDGHYDVLVNAWYDEARTQLGQFSAQYLVNRVRFIKRRDDAIDFQALEQLQDESIAVVRGYAYSTAFDQDAQLQKVPVHNFAMAVRMLVAKRVRLTLEDEYVARYYLARESPRVRNAVEFLGKPLSENSLHILVSLKNPEHAQIVADFDREIALMKADGSYAKLLKAHGM; via the coding sequence ATGCCGCGATATGCTCGTGCCGTTGCTTTGATCGCAGTGTTGTTGCTGGCTCAACCGGTATGGGCGCAGCGTTTGCGTCTGGTCGCGGATGGCTGGCCACCGTTTACCGATGTCACCTTGGTCAACGGCGGCCTGGCTACGGATATCGTCAGCACCGCGCTGGCTCGGGCGGGGTACGCCAGCGATTTTGAGCAAGTGCCTTGGGCGCGTGCGCTGAAGGGCGTGGGGGACGGGCACTACGACGTGCTGGTCAACGCCTGGTACGACGAAGCGCGCACACAGCTGGGCCAGTTTTCCGCGCAGTATTTGGTCAACCGTGTGCGCTTTATCAAGCGTCGCGATGACGCTATCGATTTTCAGGCGCTGGAACAGCTGCAGGATGAAAGCATCGCCGTGGTGCGCGGTTATGCCTATTCCACGGCGTTCGACCAGGATGCGCAGTTACAGAAAGTCCCGGTGCATAACTTCGCCATGGCCGTGCGTATGCTGGTAGCCAAGCGCGTGCGGCTGACGCTGGAGGATGAATACGTGGCGCGCTATTACCTGGCGCGGGAGTCGCCCAGGGTGCGCAATGCCGTGGAGTTCCTGGGCAAGCCGCTGAGCGAGAACAGCCTGCATATCCTGGTCAGCCTGAAAAACCCCGAACATGCGCAGATCGTTGCCGACTTTGATCGGGAGATCGCCTTGATGAAGGCCGATGGCAGTTATGCGAAATTGCTCAAGGCGCATGGGATGTAG
- a CDS encoding GNAT family N-acetyltransferase translates to MTVDWVCKHHDDLGKDQLYAILRLRGEVFVVEQKCVYQDIDGQDLSGDTHHLMAWKDNELVAYLRLLDPESQGGDVVIGRVIVAPSARGTGLGHLMMEETLRQIEKIWPDTPIFLSAQAHLQGYYGRYGFVVAGEEYLEDDIPHIGMRRA, encoded by the coding sequence ATGACGGTTGATTGGGTCTGCAAACACCACGACGATCTGGGCAAGGACCAGCTCTACGCCATCCTGCGCCTGCGCGGCGAGGTGTTCGTCGTTGAACAGAAATGCGTTTATCAGGACATTGACGGGCAAGACCTGTCAGGCGATACCCACCACTTGATGGCCTGGAAAGACAATGAACTGGTGGCTTACCTGCGCCTGCTGGACCCGGAGTCACAGGGCGGCGACGTCGTGATCGGCCGGGTGATCGTCGCGCCATCGGCGCGCGGCACCGGCTTGGGACACCTGATGATGGAAGAGACCCTCAGGCAGATCGAGAAGATCTGGCCCGACACACCGATTTTTCTGTCGGCCCAGGCGCACTTGCAGGGATATTACGGGCGGTATGGGTTTGTAGTGGCGGGAGAGGAATACCTGGAAGACGACATTCCGCATATTGGTATGCGGCGGGCTTGA
- a CDS encoding winged helix-turn-helix domain-containing protein, translating to MDVSKTKSSFYRRLYVAYLIDSGLASSVPALTDATGMPRRTAQDTIAALADLDILCEFEQQDGARNHAGHYRIRDWGAIDRRWIEANLAAIKQVLGYP from the coding sequence ATGGATGTGAGCAAAACCAAGAGCAGCTTTTACCGCCGCCTGTATGTGGCGTACTTGATCGACAGCGGGCTGGCCAGCAGCGTCCCGGCGTTGACCGATGCCACCGGCATGCCCCGGCGCACGGCGCAGGACACCATTGCGGCATTGGCCGACCTGGATATCTTGTGTGAGTTCGAGCAGCAAGACGGTGCGCGCAACCATGCCGGGCATTATCGGATTCGTGATTGGGGCGCGATTGACCGGCGGTGGATCGAAGCAAATCTTGCGGCGATCAAGCAGGTGTTGGGTTATCCCTGA